Proteins encoded by one window of Halobaculum halobium:
- a CDS encoding DUF7115 domain-containing protein: protein MTLPDLVRGELGEEDPVARVHLGGDDELFVTPTRTLIYRAEGLLSDESTEKFPHDAERVAVSESRRKAKFTLEYGLDGERSFAVPRGSLDEVLHPVLAGVLSAAGITEPGETVERTFRFSELTLVVTSARVVKHVGAAVWDDDYEEFHYDDVTDLTFEEGSVATTLVLTAAGRQERFKAPSDSARAIKERLTNALLAHYDVGSLEEFRALSAAAEGEENDDEPVDRTDFGGGPDPLSAEPAEVETDAGTREGPLDDDSATMETATADAAGADPSGAADSTDSSQSAGAAGTAAATELHREQEREAVDAGAGRADAAGSDGFGDSGFEPADPTDDIAKEVAALREQVERQGEQIERQTELVERLIEELRRGR from the coding sequence ATGACTTTGCCGGACCTGGTCCGGGGGGAGCTGGGCGAGGAGGACCCCGTCGCCCGCGTTCACCTCGGCGGGGACGACGAGCTGTTCGTCACCCCGACCCGTACGCTGATCTACCGCGCGGAGGGGCTGCTCTCCGACGAGTCCACCGAGAAGTTCCCCCACGACGCCGAGCGCGTCGCCGTCTCCGAATCGCGTCGAAAGGCGAAGTTCACCCTCGAGTACGGCCTCGACGGCGAGCGCAGCTTCGCGGTGCCGCGTGGCTCCCTCGACGAGGTCCTCCATCCCGTGCTCGCGGGCGTCCTCTCGGCGGCCGGGATCACCGAGCCCGGAGAGACCGTCGAGCGCACCTTCCGCTTCTCAGAGCTCACCCTCGTCGTCACGTCGGCGCGGGTCGTGAAGCACGTCGGCGCCGCCGTCTGGGACGACGACTACGAGGAGTTCCACTACGACGACGTGACCGACCTCACGTTCGAGGAGGGGAGCGTCGCAACCACCCTCGTGCTCACCGCCGCCGGCCGCCAGGAGCGGTTCAAGGCGCCAAGCGACAGCGCCCGGGCGATCAAAGAGCGACTGACGAACGCGCTGTTGGCCCACTACGACGTCGGATCGCTGGAGGAGTTCCGCGCGCTCTCGGCGGCCGCCGAGGGCGAGGAGAACGACGACGAGCCCGTGGACCGAACCGACTTCGGCGGCGGCCCCGATCCGCTGTCTGCCGAGCCCGCAGAGGTCGAGACGGACGCGGGAACCCGCGAGGGGCCGCTTGACGACGACAGTGCGACGATGGAGACGGCGACTGCAGACGCCGCGGGAGCCGACCCGTCGGGGGCGGCCGACTCGACGGACTCGTCGCAGTCGGCCGGCGCCGCGGGGACCGCGGCCGCGACGGAACTGCACAGGGAGCAAGAGCGGGAGGCGGTCGACGCGGGCGCCGGCCGGGCCGACGCCGCCGGGAGCGACGGCTTCGGCGACTCCGGGTTCGAGCCCGCCGATCCCACCGACGACATCGCAAAGGAGGTTGCGGCGCTCCGGGAGCAGGTCGAGCGGCAGGGCGAACAGATCGAGCGCCAGACCGAACTCGTCGAACGGCTGATCGAGGAGCTGCGTCGCGGCCGCTGA
- a CDS encoding DUF5830 family protein, with amino-acid sequence MTPDDDPPARTREETVALGVALLEHLEDDELPLPELLDRLETVTTSPAVTREVLEEAERRGIIEREDAVVRVHGSGFVRFDSQVVQREGEFSCRRCGAGVTTGHFVRLDAGELGPFGSSCIRKVTGREP; translated from the coding sequence GTGACACCGGACGACGACCCGCCCGCACGAACCCGCGAGGAGACGGTCGCGCTCGGCGTGGCGCTGCTGGAGCACCTCGAAGACGACGAGCTCCCCCTCCCGGAGCTGCTGGACCGACTGGAGACGGTGACGACGAGCCCGGCGGTCACCCGCGAGGTGCTCGAGGAGGCCGAGCGGCGCGGGATCATCGAGCGCGAGGACGCGGTCGTTCGCGTCCACGGATCCGGCTTCGTCCGGTTCGACTCCCAGGTCGTCCAGCGAGAGGGCGAGTTCTCGTGCCGCCGCTGCGGTGCGGGGGTCACGACCGGTCACTTCGTCCGCCTCGACGCGGGCGAACTCGGGCCGTTCGGCTCCTCGTGTATCCGGAAAGTGACCGGTCGAGAGCCGTAG
- a CDS encoding TVP38/TMEM64 family protein: MNRRALFGGLVAGAVVVAVALTSPSVVLDRLSWVVAEPSRLLAMLVVLAVVRPLLAWPVTLLAVVAGYGFGLSAVPLSLGAMVLTSIPPYLFARRGRGAGDALAGGDRISTAVNDLLDRAVGAGERAVSVAGGTRSVAASRLLPFPSDAVSVAAGLAGVRAGPFVLGSAVGELPWAVAGTVAGASAGRVAEAGLAGVIDPWLIATAGLAGLLLLAGPAYRHYRSTAA; this comes from the coding sequence GTGAATCGCCGAGCGCTCTTCGGCGGCCTCGTCGCCGGTGCGGTGGTGGTCGCCGTCGCCCTCACCTCCCCGAGCGTCGTGCTCGACCGACTCTCGTGGGTCGTCGCCGAGCCGAGCAGGCTCCTCGCGATGCTCGTCGTGCTCGCGGTCGTCCGCCCGCTGCTCGCGTGGCCCGTGACCCTGTTGGCAGTCGTCGCCGGCTACGGTTTCGGCCTGTCGGCGGTCCCCCTCTCGCTCGGCGCGATGGTCCTGACGTCGATTCCGCCGTACCTGTTCGCCCGACGTGGCCGCGGCGCTGGCGACGCGCTCGCCGGCGGTGACCGGATCTCGACGGCCGTCAACGACCTCCTCGACCGCGCGGTCGGCGCCGGCGAACGCGCCGTCTCCGTCGCCGGCGGCACCCGGTCGGTCGCCGCCTCCCGACTCCTCCCGTTCCCCTCCGACGCCGTCTCTGTCGCCGCCGGGCTGGCGGGCGTCCGCGCCGGACCGTTCGTCCTCGGAAGCGCGGTGGGAGAGCTTCCGTGGGCGGTCGCCGGAACCGTCGCGGGCGCCTCGGCGGGACGGGTCGCCGAGGCGGGGCTCGCCGGCGTGATCGACCCGTGGCTGATCGCGACGGCGGGGCTCGCCGGCCTGCTCCTCCTCGCGGGACCGGCGTACCGACACTACCGGTCGACCGCGGCCTGA
- a CDS encoding GNAT family N-acetyltransferase: MRTLQTLLREPSPALRSHGLRTGAALVDETHDGVVVGYLLPVAGDGVHVAELAVNPEYRREGRATRLLERLLARADGRVTLLVAADNDAARRLYESLGFRPTARRPGFYDDGTDAILLARESAEGGGTA, translated from the coding sequence GTGCGGACGCTCCAAACGCTGCTTCGCGAGCCGAGCCCGGCCCTCCGCTCGCACGGGCTACGAACCGGTGCCGCGCTCGTCGATGAGACGCACGACGGCGTCGTTGTGGGCTACCTCCTTCCGGTCGCCGGCGACGGGGTCCACGTCGCTGAACTCGCCGTCAACCCCGAATACAGGCGTGAGGGCCGGGCGACCCGACTCCTCGAGCGGCTCCTCGCCCGCGCCGACGGCCGCGTCACCCTCCTCGTCGCCGCCGACAACGACGCCGCGAGACGCCTCTATGAGTCACTCGGCTTTCGGCCGACAGCGCGGCGCCCGGGGTTCTACGACGACGGCACGGACGCCATCCTGTTGGCTCGGGAGTCGGCCGAGGGCGGCGGGACCGCGTAG
- a CDS encoding undecaprenyl diphosphate synthase family protein, translating into MGLYDAYLGVRHRRNAGDPPAHVALVITERDLLEQGAYDTLESFLGWAFEYGAERVTVSVSVLDEAVVDTLARELAGIDAPRSIAVRTPDDTERADAPIRVNIGLGGKREFAAAVRDIAGAVEAGDLDPDEIAEADIEDRLIFPEEPDLVIKTGAERLSDFLIWQSVYSELYFTDVNWRDFRRRDYLRAVLDYQNRQRRFGT; encoded by the coding sequence GTGGGACTGTACGACGCGTACCTCGGCGTCCGCCACCGTCGCAACGCGGGCGATCCGCCCGCGCACGTCGCGCTCGTCATCACCGAGCGCGACCTGCTCGAACAGGGCGCCTACGACACGCTGGAGTCGTTTCTCGGCTGGGCGTTCGAGTACGGCGCCGAGCGCGTCACCGTCTCCGTCTCCGTGCTCGACGAGGCGGTCGTCGACACCCTCGCGCGCGAACTCGCTGGGATCGACGCCCCTCGATCGATCGCGGTGCGCACGCCCGACGACACCGAGCGCGCGGACGCGCCGATCCGGGTGAACATCGGCCTCGGGGGCAAGCGCGAGTTCGCCGCCGCCGTCCGCGACATCGCCGGGGCCGTCGAGGCCGGCGACCTCGACCCCGACGAGATCGCCGAGGCCGACATCGAGGATCGGCTGATCTTCCCGGAGGAGCCGGATCTGGTGATCAAAACCGGCGCCGAGCGGCTCTCCGATTTTCTCATCTGGCAGTCGGTCTACTCGGAGCTGTACTTCACCGACGTGAACTGGCGCGACTTCCGGAGGCGGGACTACCTGCGGGCGGTGCTGGACTACCAGAACCGCCAGCGGCGGTTCGGGACGTGA
- the uppS gene encoding polyprenyl diphosphate synthase — MRSRLATLFDSTYERVLRREIGDGPDHVAIIQDGNRRYARSRGGDAPEGHRAGADTTEQVLDWCGDLGVEELTLYAFSTENFDRPDDELDPLFDLLEDKLREFADADRVHEQGVCIRALGEVDRLPDRVRDAVAYAEERTADYDEFTLNIALAYGGRNELLGAVRAVARDVADGDLAADDVGVAEVESRLYRRPVRDVDLIIRTGGDERTSNFLPWHANGNEAAAYFCSPYWPEFSKVDFLRSIRTYESREESWRRTRAKRAAALVRSLAAVELDEARTVASRLRERLPGEATDEELSEALETGAAGETAD; from the coding sequence CTGCGATCGCGACTCGCGACCCTGTTCGACAGCACCTACGAGCGCGTGCTGCGCCGTGAGATCGGCGACGGTCCGGACCACGTCGCGATCATCCAGGACGGCAACCGTCGGTACGCCCGCAGTCGCGGCGGCGACGCGCCGGAGGGCCACCGTGCAGGCGCCGACACGACCGAGCAGGTGCTCGACTGGTGTGGCGACCTCGGCGTCGAGGAGCTCACGCTGTACGCCTTCTCGACGGAGAACTTCGATCGCCCGGACGACGAACTGGACCCGCTGTTCGACCTGCTGGAGGACAAGCTCCGGGAATTCGCCGACGCCGACCGCGTCCACGAGCAGGGCGTGTGCATCCGCGCGCTCGGCGAAGTCGACCGCCTGCCCGACCGCGTCCGCGACGCGGTCGCGTACGCCGAGGAGCGCACCGCCGACTACGACGAGTTCACGCTCAACATCGCGCTCGCGTACGGCGGGCGAAACGAACTGCTCGGGGCGGTCCGCGCGGTCGCTCGCGACGTGGCCGACGGCGATCTGGCGGCCGACGACGTGGGCGTCGCGGAGGTGGAGTCGCGGCTGTACCGCCGCCCCGTCCGCGACGTGGACCTCATTATCCGAACCGGCGGCGACGAGCGCACCTCGAACTTCCTCCCGTGGCACGCAAACGGCAACGAGGCGGCGGCGTACTTCTGCTCGCCGTACTGGCCGGAGTTCTCGAAGGTCGACTTCCTGCGCTCCATCCGCACCTACGAGTCCCGCGAGGAGTCGTGGCGCCGCACCCGCGCGAAGCGCGCGGCCGCGCTCGTGCGGTCGCTCGCGGCCGTCGAACTCGACGAGGCGCGGACGGTCGCGAGCCGGCTACGCGAGCGACTGCCCGGCGAGGCGACCGACGAGGAGCTGAGCGAGGCCCTGGAGACCGGCGCCGCGGGCGAGACGGCGGACTGA
- a CDS encoding mechanosensitive ion channel family protein, whose protein sequence is MYGVTSTVAALALQIDTGAVVARLGGYATNVIGFVLGFVLTYLLGKLVLLPIAHRVLNRRGFDRTVLSLADSVLAALVVVLAISIGFMAAGFPRFLTAVATLGGALALAIGFAAQDLIGNFVAGVFIIKDKPFEVGDWIEWNGNSGRVEDIDLRVSRVRTFDNERVTVPNGELANNAITNPVAYDTLRQKFVFGIGYDDDIDHATDCIIEEADAVDGILSDPAPSVRVTELGDSAVGLQSRFWIDDPDRGDFVRVRSAYVQAVKERFDEEGIDMPYVHRQLTGEVEVLESVADGAVATADPTAVDGDGDGD, encoded by the coding sequence ATGTACGGCGTGACATCGACGGTCGCGGCCCTGGCCCTGCAGATCGACACCGGAGCGGTCGTCGCCCGGTTGGGCGGCTACGCGACGAACGTTATCGGCTTCGTCCTCGGGTTCGTGCTCACCTACCTCCTGGGGAAGTTGGTCCTGCTCCCGATCGCCCACCGGGTGCTGAACCGTCGCGGGTTCGACCGCACCGTACTCAGCCTCGCCGACAGCGTGCTGGCCGCGCTGGTGGTGGTGCTCGCGATCTCGATCGGATTTATGGCCGCCGGCTTCCCGCGGTTCCTCACCGCCGTGGCGACGCTCGGCGGCGCGCTCGCGCTGGCGATCGGCTTCGCCGCCCAGGACCTCATCGGCAACTTCGTCGCCGGCGTGTTCATCATCAAGGACAAGCCGTTCGAGGTGGGCGACTGGATCGAGTGGAACGGGAACTCGGGGCGCGTCGAGGACATCGACCTGCGCGTCTCGCGCGTCCGCACCTTCGACAACGAGCGCGTCACCGTCCCCAACGGGGAACTGGCGAACAACGCGATCACGAACCCCGTCGCGTACGACACGCTCCGCCAGAAATTCGTCTTCGGCATCGGCTACGACGACGACATCGACCACGCCACCGACTGCATCATCGAGGAGGCCGATGCCGTCGACGGAATCCTCTCGGACCCAGCGCCGTCAGTGCGCGTAACCGAACTCGGCGACTCGGCGGTCGGGCTCCAGAGCCGGTTCTGGATCGACGACCCCGACCGCGGCGACTTCGTCCGCGTCCGCTCGGCGTACGTCCAGGCCGTGAAAGAGCGCTTCGACGAGGAGGGCATCGACATGCCGTACGTCCACCGACAGCTCACCGGGGAGGTGGAGGTGCTGGAATCGGTCGCCGACGGCGCCGTCGCGACAGCCGACCCGACGGCGGTCGACGGTGACGGCGACGGCGACTGA
- the cofG gene encoding 7,8-didemethyl-8-hydroxy-5-deazariboflavin synthase subunit CofG, with product MFPGAAEYDLDIAVADSDVERLLSVTPEDVSAAPELTFARNVFVPLTTACRYTCTYCTYYDVPGEASLLSPEEVRERCRVGADAGCTEALFTFGDKPDSRYTAIRDQLSEWGYDSVVDYLDRACEIALEEGLLPHSNPGDLTEAEFRQLREANASMGVMLETTADVDAHAGTRRKTPGQRLNTIRAAGEARVPFTTGILVGIGEGWTDRAESLLAIRALHERYGHVQEVIVQPVTPNERSDFEGPSTATMRRVTAMARAALPEEVSVQSPPNLAPVGDLLDCGVDDLGGVSPVTDDYINPDYAWPALDELRAVAEAGGVPLHERLPTHERFLPARHRRAGFDGDPAPGRWLHGRIPDALAREDVHGARFRGVARRDAPLSV from the coding sequence GTGTTCCCGGGCGCGGCGGAGTACGACCTCGACATCGCGGTCGCCGACAGCGACGTGGAGCGGCTGCTGTCGGTCACACCCGAGGACGTGTCCGCTGCGCCCGAACTCACGTTCGCCCGGAACGTGTTCGTCCCGCTGACGACCGCTTGCCGGTACACCTGCACCTACTGCACCTACTACGACGTGCCCGGGGAAGCGAGCCTGCTGTCACCCGAGGAGGTGCGCGAGCGCTGTCGCGTCGGCGCCGACGCCGGCTGCACTGAGGCGCTGTTCACCTTCGGCGACAAGCCGGATTCGCGCTACACCGCGATCCGGGACCAGCTATCCGAGTGGGGGTACGACTCCGTCGTCGACTATCTCGATCGCGCCTGCGAGATCGCGCTCGAAGAGGGGCTGCTCCCGCATTCGAACCCTGGCGACCTCACGGAGGCGGAGTTCCGCCAGCTCCGCGAGGCGAACGCCTCGATGGGCGTGATGCTGGAGACGACCGCAGACGTGGACGCCCACGCCGGAACGAGGCGGAAGACCCCCGGTCAGCGCCTGAACACCATCCGCGCCGCGGGGGAGGCGCGAGTGCCGTTCACGACGGGTATCCTCGTCGGCATCGGCGAGGGGTGGACCGACCGGGCGGAGTCGCTGCTGGCGATCCGCGCGCTCCACGAGCGCTACGGCCACGTGCAGGAAGTGATCGTCCAGCCGGTGACGCCCAACGAACGCTCCGACTTCGAGGGGCCCTCGACGGCGACGATGCGGCGCGTGACGGCGATGGCGCGGGCGGCGCTCCCCGAGGAGGTGTCGGTGCAGTCGCCGCCGAACCTCGCGCCCGTCGGCGACCTGCTCGACTGCGGCGTCGACGACCTCGGCGGCGTCTCGCCGGTGACGGACGACTACATCAACCCCGACTACGCGTGGCCCGCGCTCGACGAACTCCGCGCGGTCGCCGAGGCGGGGGGCGTCCCCCTCCACGAGCGTCTCCCGACTCACGAGCGCTTCCTGCCCGCGAGACACCGGCGCGCCGGCTTTGACGGCGACCCCGCTCCAGGGCGTTGGCTTCACGGTCGGATCCCTGACGCGCTCGCCCGCGAGGACGTCCACGGCGCGCGCTTCCGAGGAGTCGCTCGACGCGACGCGCCGCTGTCGGTGTGA
- a CDS encoding alpha/beta hydrolase translates to MTDIDTKSVDGPHGGQPVRHAGADLTEATAAVVMVHGRGATARSILGMAGEFGTDSVAYLAPSAARNTWYPHSFMEETSKNQPHLDSALGFVGSVVEAAADAVGAENVLVLGFSQGACLASEWVARNARRYGGLVGFSGGLIGPEGSPREYDGDLDGTPAFLGCSDVDPHIPLERVTETTEVLEGLGAEVDERIYEGMGHGVNEDELAAAKGMVTSLELGGE, encoded by the coding sequence ATGACCGATATCGACACCAAGAGCGTCGACGGCCCCCACGGCGGCCAGCCCGTGCGCCACGCCGGCGCCGACCTGACCGAGGCGACGGCGGCGGTCGTGATGGTCCACGGCCGCGGCGCGACCGCCCGCAGCATCCTCGGGATGGCCGGCGAGTTCGGCACCGACTCGGTCGCGTACCTCGCGCCCTCGGCCGCCCGCAACACCTGGTACCCCCACTCGTTCATGGAGGAGACGAGCAAGAACCAGCCGCACCTCGACTCCGCGCTCGGGTTCGTCGGCAGCGTCGTCGAGGCCGCCGCCGACGCCGTCGGCGCCGAGAACGTGCTCGTGCTCGGCTTCTCACAGGGCGCGTGCCTCGCCTCGGAGTGGGTCGCCCGCAACGCCCGCCGGTACGGCGGCCTCGTCGGCTTCTCCGGCGGGCTCATCGGTCCCGAGGGCTCCCCCCGCGAGTACGACGGCGATCTCGACGGGACGCCCGCCTTCCTCGGCTGCTCGGACGTGGACCCGCACATCCCGCTGGAACGCGTGACCGAGACCACCGAAGTGCTGGAGGGGCTGGGCGCGGAGGTGGACGAGCGCATCTACGAGGGGATGGGCCACGGCGTCAACGAAGACGAGCTCGCCGCCGCGAAGGGGATGGTGACGAGTCTCGAACTCGGCGGGGAATAG
- the cofC gene encoding 2-phospho-L-lactate guanylyltransferase, giving the protein MDALVPFAPDRPKTRLSDTLTPDERRAFADAMLTDVLAALRAADFRPRLLTTEATDRDAPETVDERPLTDAVNAALDAHDLGPESPLAVVMADLALATPRSLARLRGRGDVVLAAGLGGGTNALLTRDPGFRVDYHGASYLDHLRAARGAGATVREVDSRLLATDIDERGDLAEVLVHGDGAARDWLVDVGFAVDASGGRVSVGRQA; this is encoded by the coding sequence ATCGACGCGCTCGTCCCGTTCGCCCCGGATCGCCCGAAGACGCGACTTTCTGACACGCTCACGCCCGATGAGCGGCGGGCGTTCGCCGACGCGATGCTGACGGACGTACTCGCGGCCCTCCGTGCGGCCGACTTCCGGCCGCGACTGCTCACCACCGAGGCGACCGACCGGGACGCGCCGGAGACGGTCGACGAGCGACCGCTCACCGACGCGGTGAACGCCGCGCTCGACGCGCACGACCTCGGCCCCGAGTCACCGCTGGCGGTCGTGATGGCCGATCTCGCGCTGGCAACGCCGCGGTCGCTCGCGCGCCTCCGAGGCCGGGGCGACGTGGTCCTGGCGGCTGGATTGGGCGGCGGGACGAACGCGCTGCTCACCCGGGACCCGGGGTTCCGGGTCGACTACCACGGCGCGTCGTACCTCGATCACCTGCGCGCCGCACGCGGCGCTGGCGCGACGGTGCGCGAGGTGGACTCGCGGCTGCTGGCGACGGACATCGACGAGCGCGGCGACCTCGCCGAGGTGCTGGTGCACGGTGACGGCGCGGCTCGCGACTGGTTGGTCGATGTGGGGTTCGCGGTCGACGCGAGCGGCGGTCGGGTGTCGGTCGGTCGCCAGGCGTAG